From the genome of Psychroserpens ponticola, one region includes:
- a CDS encoding choice-of-anchor L domain-containing protein encodes MKKLYTILLLLFAFSSYAQDLLMQVGTFNRCEPDVFYDSGGEFGSYSNDENIVTTICPENAGDFISLGFSTFSTQLNIDILTIYDGDDTTAPVIGSYSGVAGPGIITASAANTSGCITLEFVSNTTGTTTGWSANITCQEQCQIITASIDSTIPVANGSGVIEVPPATNIDFNGSATFSDAAAGATYDWNFGDTVTDFGTSVSHFYANPGTYTVTLTVTDPNPTGCSDTETITVLVLEPIVTINNPAYPESSFTPEELIENVLVSGGCSGVDNFSFQVNGTPNALQTKSYGYFTKGGAVDFPFDEGIVLSTGRAFPAGNTPNGGGLVSFDNGQAGDADLDAFFTPTDPGFNTNDATFIKFNFVPTADEISFRYMMFSEEYDGSTECSFADSFAFLLREVGTTAYTNLAVLPDGTPVSVTNINDSGNCTANPGFFEGYLLNDTNYGGRTVVLTATATVVPNTTYEIKLVVADEGDSIWDSAIFLEAGSFNLGGELGDDITIAAGTALCEGEVVALDTEAPTATHTWFKDGIEIVGETDSTIEVTESGNYSVNVVFAPGCDSSDSIEVEFKPSPIANPAPDLNICDLTGVGEFYLTDNDAVIFGAQDPNDFVISYHLTQADADLNVGPLASPYTNISNPQTIYARIAETSQECFSTTTFDLVFSILAINPVTVFQVCDDNTDGFAMFDLSTKNAEAIGALDPTTVNVTYYATQVDADAGTNPLTIPFTNTIVNNQTIYVRLEANNEASCYNTTTLDLEVVSNPTANIVTPLSVCDDDNDGFSSFELSLKDSESIGVQTGMVVTYHETESDAINGVNVLAIPYDNIVPSVQTVYIRVESGSTGCYDTVELILLVNPIPNTLSVTAYELCDYDLPGDEIEQFDLPTKDAEISDGQMVTVSYYETLSDAEGLLNPIVGLYSNTSNPQMIYYALVSTTTNCVATGSFELVVNPLPSIVVPTALEVCDDGVPDGLTSIDLTIKNQEIAPNPNYSVSYYLTQMDADLGLNPLPIPYTNIVNGQIVFVRVQDINTGCYATTLLTLVVEQAPVANTPTPLEYCDADSDGFGVFTLTDADTEITSGDPALTVSYHETMADADNNVNALGSPYNNIVEDQQTIYVRVESATIATDCATIVELILIVHPTPQIEDPTPLEECDDVSADGFAQFDLTSKDLEILDGLDPLQYLVTYYEIEANAESGMNAILNPTNYTNTTAFNQMLWVRVEDTVNGCYKITTLELIVNALPVLLQPVPLELCDDNNPGDEIEAFTLEDSNSEMLNGQTGISFTYYQTQLDADNDTNPIVSPYMNTSNPQTVFVRATDDVTGCFVSTTATILLRVNPIPSPAPPTDLEVCDADNDGFEVFDLESKTLEIINGELDIAITYHETQSDADMDLNALVSPYTNIVMDEQMIYIRAENIITGCYNTSEVLIIRVLPSPEVPVDIDDYVICDTNNDGFAQFDLTTKDSEILGTQIPSDFILTYHITIGDAQSGNNPIVNVTNYTNVLNPQTIYVRLVSVLNGCVTTTGFFDIRVELPPEAIQPTPLELCDDEIADEVTVFDLTLKDNEITGGESSWSVSYYETDADAQSEINAVDAETYSNSSVNGAAANPQTLYVVVTDTDTGCVDYTTLTIRVLPNPTPSLDPDDLELCDDINPGDMEEEFDLTENEVYIINGESGVTATYHETEEDAELGLNAIVAPMAYTNTSTPQTIYVRVTNDITECYTLVTFDIIVNPLPDVVAVTDFILCELNTDGIDDFDLTLKDAEILNGQDATMFTVTYHETQTDADDLINALVSPYTNLTNPQQIFIAITNNDTGCSISTPSFNIEVQEAAEANSGMEPILEEICDDQMDDDGDLSNNSAQFDLTPVTDAVDLIPGSVQDQVLDGQDPANYILTYYETETDAELGVNPLPFLYENIVNPQIIYVRVDNDTLIDDGTGNMIDSSICYAVAPLTLQVNPLPVFGLDDSYILCVDVNGTEVLNVPVLDTELTTPNYEFEWSLGGTVISGATAGSYEPSEGGTYSVTVTDAITGCSSSVMTEVIESSPPTITLVDVTTDAFSELHIIVVTVTGLGDYEYRLDGGTWQDSNIFVDVSAGEHDIDVRDRIGCGYVSDKVTVMDYPTFFTPNDDGYNDTWNIKGIADQPSAKIYIFDRYGKLIKQISPTSEGWDGSYNGNPMPTSDYWFVVEYNEPNTGERKEFKAHFTLKR; translated from the coding sequence ATGAAGAAACTATACACAATACTTTTATTATTATTTGCATTTAGTTCTTATGCCCAAGATCTTTTGATGCAAGTTGGTACATTTAATAGATGTGAACCTGATGTGTTTTATGATTCTGGAGGAGAATTTGGTTCATATTCGAATGATGAAAATATCGTAACTACTATTTGCCCAGAAAATGCTGGAGATTTTATAAGCCTTGGCTTTTCTACATTTAGTACCCAACTCAATATAGATATATTAACAATTTATGATGGTGATGATACCACTGCGCCAGTAATTGGTTCTTATTCTGGAGTTGCTGGACCTGGAATAATTACAGCTTCCGCAGCTAATACAAGCGGTTGTATTACATTAGAGTTTGTTTCCAATACAACAGGTACTACAACAGGTTGGTCTGCAAATATTACATGCCAAGAGCAATGTCAAATTATTACAGCATCTATTGATAGTACAATTCCTGTAGCTAATGGTTCAGGAGTAATTGAAGTGCCACCTGCGACTAATATCGATTTTAATGGAAGTGCTACATTTTCGGATGCTGCTGCTGGTGCGACTTATGATTGGAATTTTGGAGATACTGTTACAGATTTTGGAACCTCAGTTTCACATTTTTATGCTAATCCTGGTACATACACTGTTACATTAACTGTTACAGATCCTAATCCTACAGGTTGTTCAGATACAGAAACGATAACTGTTTTAGTACTGGAACCTATTGTTACAATTAATAATCCTGCCTACCCAGAATCTTCTTTTACACCCGAAGAACTAATAGAAAATGTTCTTGTCTCTGGAGGATGTTCAGGAGTTGATAATTTTTCATTTCAAGTAAACGGAACACCTAATGCTCTTCAAACCAAAAGTTATGGTTATTTCACTAAAGGAGGTGCAGTTGATTTTCCTTTTGATGAAGGAATTGTTTTATCAACAGGAAGAGCTTTTCCGGCAGGAAATACTCCAAATGGAGGAGGTTTAGTCTCTTTTGATAATGGTCAGGCTGGTGATGCCGATTTAGATGCATTTTTCACACCAACTGATCCTGGATTTAATACTAATGACGCAACATTTATAAAATTTAATTTCGTTCCAACAGCAGATGAAATTAGTTTCCGCTATATGATGTTTTCTGAAGAATATGATGGAAGTACCGAATGTAGTTTTGCAGATAGTTTCGCTTTCCTTTTAAGAGAAGTTGGAACAACAGCTTATACTAATCTTGCTGTATTACCAGATGGTACTCCTGTAAGTGTTACTAATATAAATGATTCTGGAAATTGTACTGCCAATCCTGGGTTTTTTGAAGGTTACCTTTTAAACGACACCAATTATGGAGGAAGAACAGTAGTTTTAACCGCAACTGCAACTGTTGTTCCTAATACTACATATGAGATAAAACTAGTTGTCGCTGATGAAGGGGATTCTATTTGGGATTCAGCAATATTTCTTGAAGCAGGTAGTTTTAATTTAGGAGGAGAACTTGGTGATGATATAACTATTGCCGCAGGTACTGCTCTTTGTGAAGGAGAGGTGGTTGCTTTAGATACTGAAGCACCTACAGCAACACATACATGGTTTAAAGATGGTATTGAAATTGTTGGAGAAACAGATTCGACTATTGAAGTTACTGAAAGTGGAAATTACTCGGTTAATGTAGTTTTTGCTCCAGGATGTGACTCATCAGATTCAATTGAAGTAGAATTTAAACCTAGCCCAATAGCAAATCCTGCTCCTGATCTCAATATTTGTGATTTGACAGGTGTTGGTGAGTTTTATTTAACAGATAATGATGCTGTAATTTTTGGAGCACAAGATCCTAATGATTTTGTTATTAGCTATCATTTAACTCAGGCTGATGCTGATTTAAATGTAGGACCATTAGCAAGCCCTTATACAAATATCTCTAATCCTCAAACAATTTATGCTAGAATAGCAGAGACTTCTCAAGAGTGTTTCTCAACAACAACTTTTGATTTAGTGTTTAGCATATTAGCTATTAATCCAGTTACAGTATTTCAAGTTTGTGATGATAATACTGATGGTTTTGCAATGTTTGATTTAAGCACAAAGAATGCTGAAGCTATTGGAGCTCTAGATCCAACTACTGTAAACGTAACTTATTATGCGACACAAGTTGATGCTGATGCTGGTACAAACCCTTTAACAATTCCGTTCACAAATACAATAGTTAATAACCAAACTATTTATGTGCGATTAGAAGCAAATAATGAAGCAAGTTGTTATAATACCACTACTTTAGATTTAGAGGTTGTAAGTAATCCGACAGCAAATATAGTTACACCTTTATCGGTTTGTGATGATGACAATGATGGATTTTCAAGTTTTGAATTAAGTTTAAAAGATTCAGAATCGATAGGAGTTCAAACAGGTATGGTTGTGACGTATCATGAGACCGAGTCAGATGCGATCAATGGCGTTAATGTTTTGGCAATACCATATGATAATATTGTTCCAAGTGTTCAGACCGTATACATAAGAGTAGAGAGTGGTTCAACGGGTTGTTATGATACCGTAGAGCTTATATTACTAGTAAATCCGATACCCAATACATTATCAGTTACGGCTTATGAGTTGTGTGATTATGATTTACCAGGCGATGAGATAGAGCAGTTTGATTTACCAACGAAAGATGCTGAGATATCTGATGGTCAAATGGTCACAGTTAGTTATTATGAGACTTTATCAGATGCTGAAGGATTACTTAATCCAATAGTAGGTCTTTATAGTAATACGAGTAATCCCCAAATGATTTACTATGCACTCGTAAGTACAACGACAAATTGTGTAGCAACTGGGAGTTTTGAATTGGTAGTAAACCCGTTACCATCTATAGTTGTTCCAACAGCATTAGAGGTTTGTGATGATGGCGTTCCTGATGGTTTAACGAGTATCGATTTAACGATTAAGAATCAGGAGATAGCACCTAATCCTAATTATTCTGTGAGTTATTATTTAACTCAAATGGATGCAGATTTAGGATTAAATCCCTTACCAATTCCTTATACTAATATAGTAAATGGTCAAATCGTATTTGTACGAGTTCAAGATATAAATACAGGATGTTATGCTACCACGCTTTTAACTTTGGTAGTAGAGCAAGCACCAGTTGCAAATACGCCAACTCCTTTAGAGTATTGTGATGCAGATAGTGATGGTTTTGGAGTTTTTACTTTAACTGATGCAGATACAGAGATTACTTCAGGCGATCCGGCTTTAACGGTTAGTTATCATGAGACTATGGCAGATGCAGATAATAATGTAAATGCGTTAGGGAGTCCTTATAACAATATTGTAGAAGATCAACAAACAATTTATGTACGCGTTGAGAGCGCAACAATCGCCACAGATTGCGCGACAATAGTAGAACTTATATTAATAGTGCATCCAACGCCACAGATAGAAGATCCAACTCCTTTAGAGGAATGTGATGATGTGTCTGCAGATGGTTTTGCGCAGTTTGATTTGACAAGTAAAGATTTAGAGATATTAGATGGATTAGACCCTTTACAATATCTAGTGACTTATTATGAGATAGAGGCAAATGCAGAATCTGGTATGAATGCTATTTTAAATCCAACTAACTATACCAATACGACAGCCTTTAATCAAATGTTATGGGTTCGAGTAGAGGATACAGTTAATGGCTGTTATAAGATTACAACCTTAGAGTTAATTGTGAATGCCCTTCCAGTGCTATTACAACCAGTTCCATTAGAGTTATGTGATGATAATAATCCAGGAGATGAGATAGAGGCATTTACATTAGAGGATTCCAATTCAGAGATGTTAAATGGACAAACCGGAATTAGTTTCACATATTATCAGACGCAGTTGGATGCAGATAATGACACAAATCCAATTGTAAGTCCTTACATGAATACAAGCAATCCACAAACGGTATTTGTAAGAGCTACAGATGATGTTACAGGATGTTTTGTAAGTACAACCGCTACGATACTATTAAGAGTTAACCCTATTCCATCACCAGCGCCTCCGACAGATTTAGAGGTTTGTGATGCTGATAATGATGGTTTTGAAGTTTTTGATTTAGAGAGTAAAACTCTAGAGATCATTAATGGAGAGTTAGATATTGCAATTACGTACCATGAGACTCAGAGTGATGCAGATATGGATCTAAATGCACTTGTTAGTCCATACACAAATATAGTAATGGATGAGCAGATGATTTACATTCGAGCAGAGAATATAATAACAGGCTGTTATAATACCTCTGAGGTTTTAATCATCCGTGTGTTACCTTCACCAGAAGTTCCAGTAGATATTGACGACTATGTAATTTGTGACACCAATAATGATGGTTTTGCACAGTTTGATTTAACGACTAAGGATTCAGAGATATTAGGGACACAGATTCCATCAGACTTTATACTGACCTATCATATTACTATTGGAGATGCTCAATCAGGAAATAACCCAATAGTAAATGTAACCAACTACACTAATGTTTTAAATCCACAGACGATTTATGTTCGATTAGTAAGCGTTCTCAATGGTTGTGTAACAACGACAGGTTTCTTTGATATCCGAGTAGAGTTACCACCAGAGGCTATCCAACCAACACCATTAGAGTTGTGTGATGATGAGATTGCAGATGAAGTTACCGTTTTTGATTTGACCTTAAAGGATAATGAGATTACAGGTGGCGAATCAAGTTGGAGTGTTTCTTACTATGAGACAGATGCAGATGCACAGTCAGAGATTAATGCTGTAGATGCAGAGACTTATAGTAATAGTTCAGTAAATGGAGCAGCGGCGAATCCACAGACTTTATATGTTGTTGTTACAGATACAGATACAGGTTGTGTGGATTATACAACATTAACGATTCGTGTATTACCAAATCCAACACCTAGTTTAGATCCAGATGATTTAGAGTTGTGTGATGATATCAATCCAGGCGATATGGAAGAGGAGTTTGATCTTACAGAGAATGAGGTTTATATCATCAATGGAGAATCAGGAGTTACTGCGACGTATCATGAGACAGAGGAAGATGCCGAATTAGGATTGAATGCTATCGTGGCTCCAATGGCGTATACCAACACAAGTACACCACAAACGATTTATGTACGAGTAACAAATGATATAACCGAGTGTTATACATTAGTAACCTTTGATATAATCGTAAACCCATTACCAGATGTTGTAGCCGTTACAGATTTTATACTTTGTGAGTTAAATACAGATGGTATCGACGATTTTGATTTGACCCTTAAGGATGCTGAAATCTTAAACGGTCAAGATGCAACAATGTTTACAGTGACTTACCATGAGACGCAAACCGATGCAGATGATTTAATCAATGCCTTGGTTAGTCCTTATACAAATCTCACAAATCCACAACAGATTTTTATAGCGATTACAAATAATGATACAGGCTGTTCAATAAGCACGCCGAGTTTTAATATTGAAGTTCAGGAAGCAGCAGAGGCTAACTCAGGTATGGAGCCTATTTTAGAGGAGATTTGTGACGATCAGATGGATGATGATGGCGATTTAAGTAATAATAGCGCTCAGTTTGATTTAACACCAGTTACAGATGCTGTTGATTTAATACCAGGGAGTGTTCAGGATCAGGTTTTAGATGGTCAGGATCCAGCAAATTATATATTGACTTACTATGAGACAGAGACTGATGCCGAGTTAGGCGTTAATCCATTGCCATTTTTATATGAGAATATAGTCAATCCACAGATTATTTATGTGAGAGTAGATAATGATACGCTGATAGATGATGGAACAGGCAATATGATAGATAGTTCAATTTGTTATGCTGTAGCCCCATTAACCTTGCAGGTGAATCCATTACCAGTATTTGGCTTAGATGATAGTTATATATTATGTGTAGATGTAAATGGAACAGAAGTCTTGAATGTTCCAGTATTAGACACAGAACTAACAACACCAAACTATGAGTTTGAGTGGAGTTTGGGAGGTACAGTGATATCAGGAGCAACAGCAGGTAGTTATGAGCCAAGTGAAGGTGGCACGTATAGTGTGACAGTGACTGATGCAATTACGGGTTGTTCAAGCAGTGTAATGACAGAAGTGATAGAGAGTTCACCACCAACCATTACGCTTGTAGATGTGACTACAGATGCTTTTTCAGAGTTACATATTATAGTTGTTACCGTAACCGGATTAGGAGACTATGAATATCGTTTGGATGGAGGTACATGGCAGGATAGCAATATCTTTGTGGATGTTTCTGCAGGTGAGCATGATATAGATGTAAGAGATAGGATCGGTTGTGGTTATGTTAGTGATAAGGTTACAGTTATGGATTACCCAACGTTCTTCACGCCAAATGATGATGGTTATAATGATACATGGAACATAAAAGGTATTGCCGACCAACCTAGTGCAAAAATTTATATATTTGACAGGTACGGAAAACTAATAAAACAGATAAGTCCTACGAGTGAAGGTTGGGATGGTAGCTATAATGGCAACCCAATGCCAACGAGTGACTACTGGTTTGTAGTAGAGTACAATGAACCTAATACCGGAGAACGTAAAGAATTTAAAGCCCATTTCACCCTGAAAAGATAA
- a CDS encoding PorP/SprF family type IX secretion system membrane protein: MNLKKYCLIASLALFSQIGNAQEGLPIYSDYLTDNYYLIHPSMAGVANCAKVRLTARQQWFGQEEAPNLQTLSVNGRIGDSQSAVGAIFYNDKNGYHSQTGGYLTYAHHLMFSRNEIDLNMLSFGLSAGLIQYKLDETEFLADGYDPIIAGVEQSATNFNVDFGFSYHLINFYAHATVKNVLNNEGINFNEQGLSYDNLRTYLISAGNTFSKYNSPWSYEPSIMYMNRDATDESSIDVNIKAYREMDFGKLWGGISYRRSFDGAEFQDGAGVSSQKLQYFTPFFGVDYNNFVFAYTYSYQVNSVVFNNGGFHQLTLGYNFNCRREKYECNCPAIN, encoded by the coding sequence ATGAATTTAAAAAAATATTGTTTAATAGCAAGTTTAGCTTTATTTAGCCAAATTGGAAATGCCCAAGAAGGATTACCAATTTATTCAGATTATTTGACTGATAACTATTATTTAATTCATCCGTCAATGGCTGGAGTAGCAAATTGTGCTAAGGTAAGATTAACAGCACGACAACAATGGTTTGGACAAGAGGAAGCACCAAATTTACAAACACTAAGTGTTAATGGTAGAATAGGAGATTCTCAATCTGCTGTTGGAGCAATTTTTTATAACGATAAGAATGGATATCACTCGCAAACAGGTGGTTATCTGACTTACGCTCATCATTTAATGTTTTCTAGGAATGAGATTGATTTAAACATGCTTTCATTTGGTTTAAGCGCAGGTTTAATTCAATATAAACTTGATGAAACTGAGTTTTTAGCAGATGGTTATGATCCAATTATTGCTGGTGTTGAACAAAGTGCAACTAATTTTAATGTTGATTTTGGTTTTTCATATCATTTAATCAATTTCTATGCGCATGCAACTGTCAAAAATGTACTTAATAATGAAGGTATTAATTTTAATGAACAAGGATTGAGTTATGATAATTTAAGAACGTATTTAATTTCTGCGGGAAATACTTTCAGTAAATACAATAGTCCTTGGAGCTATGAACCATCAATTATGTACATGAATAGAGATGCTACTGATGAATCGTCAATTGATGTAAATATAAAAGCTTATAGAGAGATGGATTTCGGAAAACTTTGGGGAGGAATATCATACAGAAGAAGTTTTGATGGCGCCGAATTTCAAGATGGAGCTGGTGTAAGTAGTCAAAAATTACAATACTTTACGCCATTTTTTGGAGTAGATTATAATAATTTTGTATTTGCGTATACATATTCATATCAAGTGAACTCTGTAGTGTTTAATAATGGTGGTTTTCATCAACTAACATTGGGTTATAACTTTAATTGTAGAAGGGAAAAATACGAGTGTAATTGTCCTGCAATTAACTAG
- a CDS encoding vWA domain-containing protein, with translation MKTIFNSIVLGVIMITCLSCNANNKSNKANVVLVETIKHETTENEANNQFIKVALLLDTSNSMDGLIDQAKAQLWNIVNELSYAKCGDEKPNLEIALYEYGNDNLTGAEGHIRQVLAFSSDLDEISKQLFSLTTNGGNEYCGQVIETSLNQLNWGKNQDDLKLIFIAGNEPFTQGRVSYKFAAKLAHKNDVTVNTIFCGDYEQGISTYWKDGADLAHGDYMAINHNKATTYVSTPYDDQILKLNQKLNKTYVAYGSVGESKMTQQSLEDDNARGYSSENAVSRTVSKSSHLYKNATWDLVDAEKEKDFKYEDLNEVDLPKELKGKSKSEIKDYVSKKRSERESIQSEIQTLNQLRRKYISKNQNDNDNKLENAMIHAIKTQAKEKKYKW, from the coding sequence ATGAAAACAATTTTTAATTCGATAGTATTAGGTGTTATAATGATCACATGCCTATCCTGTAATGCAAATAACAAATCGAACAAAGCTAACGTCGTCCTAGTAGAGACTATAAAACACGAAACAACCGAAAATGAAGCTAATAATCAATTTATAAAAGTGGCACTTTTATTAGATACTAGTAATAGTATGGACGGATTAATAGATCAAGCTAAGGCACAACTTTGGAACATAGTTAATGAACTTTCCTATGCAAAATGTGGTGATGAAAAACCAAATTTAGAAATTGCATTATATGAGTATGGGAATGATAATCTGACAGGAGCTGAAGGTCATATTCGTCAAGTATTAGCCTTTAGTAGTGATTTAGATGAAATATCAAAACAATTATTTTCTCTTACTACAAATGGCGGAAATGAATATTGTGGACAAGTAATAGAAACGTCTTTAAATCAATTAAATTGGGGCAAAAACCAAGATGATTTAAAACTCATATTTATCGCAGGTAACGAACCATTTACACAGGGTCGAGTGAGCTATAAATTTGCTGCAAAACTAGCACACAAAAATGATGTTACTGTGAATACCATTTTTTGTGGTGATTATGAACAAGGAATTTCAACATATTGGAAAGATGGAGCAGATTTAGCACATGGTGATTATATGGCTATCAATCATAATAAAGCAACTACTTATGTGTCTACACCATATGATGATCAAATTTTGAAGCTTAATCAAAAACTAAATAAAACCTACGTAGCTTATGGTAGCGTTGGAGAATCAAAAATGACACAACAGTCATTAGAAGATGATAATGCTAGAGGTTATAGTAGTGAAAATGCGGTGAGTAGAACGGTCAGCAAAAGTTCACATTTATATAAAAATGCTACTTGGGATTTGGTAGATGCCGAAAAAGAAAAAGATTTTAAATATGAAGATCTAAATGAAGTTGATTTACCCAAAGAATTGAAAGGCAAAAGTAAATCTGAAATAAAAGATTACGTTTCTAAAAAGAGATCAGAAAGAGAATCCATACAAAGTGAAATTCAAACCTTAAACCAATTACGACGCAAGTATATTTCTAAAAATCAAAATGACAATGATAATAAATTAGAAAATGCAATGATACATGCTATAAAAACACAGGCTAAAGAAAAGAAATATAAATGGTAA